One Lottiidibacillus patelloidae genomic region harbors:
- the rlmN gene encoding 23S rRNA (adenine(2503)-C(2))-methyltransferase RlmN: MEQLKKEPKTKKVLDKPSIYSFTLLELEKWLKEQGEPKFRSGQIFEWLYTKRVTTFEDMTNLSKELREKLANEFLFTTLKEVVKQTSQDGTIKFLFELYDGNSIETVLMRHDYGNSICVTSQCGCRLGCTFCASTLGGLKRNLEAGEIVEQVVHVQRALDETDERVSSIVVMGIGEPFDNYDELMNFLRIVNHDKGLNIGARHITVSTSGIVPKIYEFADEGMQINFAVSLHAPNTEIRSRLMPVNRAFPLPKLMDSIRYYIKKTGRRVTFEYGLFGGVNDQIEHAVELAELIKDIKCHVNLIPVNYVPERDYVRTPREQIFAFEKELKARGINVTIRREQGHDIDAACGQLRAKERKEETR; this comes from the coding sequence ATGGAACAATTAAAAAAAGAACCGAAAACGAAAAAGGTGTTGGATAAACCGTCCATTTACTCTTTTACTTTATTAGAATTAGAAAAGTGGCTTAAAGAGCAAGGCGAGCCTAAATTCCGTTCAGGGCAAATTTTTGAATGGTTATATACAAAGCGAGTAACTACTTTTGAAGATATGACAAACTTGTCAAAAGAATTACGTGAAAAATTAGCGAACGAATTTCTTTTTACCACGTTGAAAGAAGTAGTAAAACAGACGTCACAAGATGGCACAATTAAGTTCTTATTTGAACTATATGATGGCAACTCAATTGAAACGGTTTTAATGCGACACGATTATGGAAATAGCATTTGTGTAACGTCACAATGTGGTTGTCGTCTTGGATGTACATTCTGTGCTTCAACACTTGGTGGTTTAAAACGTAATTTGGAAGCTGGAGAAATAGTTGAGCAAGTAGTACATGTTCAACGTGCTTTAGATGAAACAGATGAGCGAGTAAGTTCAATTGTAGTAATGGGAATTGGTGAACCGTTCGACAACTATGATGAACTAATGAACTTCCTGCGTATCGTTAATCATGATAAAGGCTTAAATATAGGCGCTAGACATATTACAGTTTCTACAAGTGGAATAGTACCAAAAATTTATGAGTTTGCTGACGAAGGTATGCAAATCAATTTTGCAGTATCCCTTCACGCACCTAATACAGAAATTAGAAGTCGCCTAATGCCAGTAAACAGAGCATTCCCATTACCGAAACTTATGGATTCAATTCGTTACTATATTAAGAAAACTGGACGTCGCGTCACATTTGAATATGGCTTATTTGGTGGGGTAAATGATCAAATTGAGCATGCGGTAGAGTTAGCAGAACTAATAAAAGATATAAAGTGTCATGTTAACTTAATTCCAGTTAACTATGTACCTGAGAGAGATTATGTTCGAACACCGCGTGAACAAATCTTTGCATTTGAAAAAGAACTTAAAGCTAGAGGTATAAATGTAACGATACGCCGTGAGCAAGGGCATGATATTGATGCAGCTTGTGGCCAGCTACGTGCAAAGGAGCGAAAAGAGGAGACGAGGTGA
- the rsmB gene encoding 16S rRNA (cytosine(967)-C(5))-methyltransferase RsmB → MKTKNVRELALDILLQIEKNQAYSNLLLNQKVNEANLNRKDIGLLTEIVYGTIQRKNTLDFYLEPFIKKQKKIETWVIVLLRLSCYQMVFLDRVPSHAVINEAVEIAKKQSHKGISGMVNGVLRNLQRNDLRNLDEVTNQEERLAIELSHPTWLIKRWLNQFGEEVTREMCQVNLKPPQVTVRVNQMKANVDEMLTILSEEGLEVERGDLSEDAIKVITGNVPNTKSFQDGFITIQDESSMLVSRALGPRPSEIVLDSCAAPGGKSTHIAEMMEGSGNVVSIDLHDHKVKLIGKAAERLKLENIETKAIDSRKLHEIYEKETFDRILIDAPCSGFGVIRRKPDIKWAKKEQDINNLASIQRKIIDAVAPLLKKGGTLVYSTCTLDKEENENIVEAFLNNSNEFTLDDTLMERMPEKLSDIVKNNKGMIQLLPHYFQTDGFFIACLKKK, encoded by the coding sequence ATGAAAACAAAAAACGTTCGAGAACTTGCCCTTGATATATTATTGCAAATCGAAAAAAACCAAGCGTATAGTAACTTATTACTAAATCAAAAAGTAAATGAGGCTAACCTAAATAGAAAAGATATCGGTTTACTTACGGAAATCGTTTATGGAACGATCCAAAGAAAAAACACGCTTGATTTTTATTTAGAGCCGTTCATAAAAAAGCAGAAAAAAATTGAAACTTGGGTCATTGTTTTACTTCGACTATCATGTTATCAAATGGTATTCTTGGACAGAGTTCCTTCACATGCTGTTATCAATGAAGCTGTTGAAATTGCTAAAAAGCAAAGTCATAAAGGAATTTCTGGCATGGTAAATGGTGTCTTAAGGAATTTACAACGAAATGACCTTCGAAACCTTGATGAAGTTACAAATCAAGAAGAACGACTAGCTATTGAACTTAGTCATCCGACATGGCTAATTAAGCGTTGGTTAAACCAATTTGGTGAAGAAGTTACTCGTGAAATGTGCCAAGTTAATCTAAAGCCACCGCAAGTAACAGTTCGAGTAAATCAAATGAAGGCAAATGTTGATGAAATGTTAACGATTCTCTCAGAAGAAGGTCTTGAAGTGGAAAGAGGAGACTTATCTGAGGATGCGATTAAAGTAATCACAGGTAATGTACCGAACACGAAAAGCTTTCAAGATGGCTTCATTACAATCCAGGATGAGAGCTCGATGCTAGTTTCACGGGCGTTAGGGCCAAGGCCAAGTGAAATAGTGTTAGATAGTTGTGCTGCTCCTGGTGGTAAATCGACACATATTGCTGAAATGATGGAAGGTTCAGGAAACGTTGTAAGCATAGATTTACACGATCATAAAGTGAAATTAATCGGCAAAGCAGCAGAGCGATTAAAGTTAGAGAATATTGAAACAAAAGCAATTGATAGTCGGAAGTTGCATGAAATTTATGAAAAAGAGACATTTGATCGCATCTTAATTGATGCTCCTTGCTCAGGTTTTGGTGTAATTAGAAGAAAGCCTGATATAAAATGGGCGAAGAAAGAACAAGATATTAATAACTTAGCAAGTATACAGAGGAAGATTATTGATGCAGTAGCACCACTTCTAAAAAAAGGTGGGACACTTGTCTATAGTACGTGTACACTTGATAAGGAAGAAAATGAAAATATTGTTGAAGCATTTTTAAACAATAGTAATGAGTTTACGCTAGACGATACATTAATGGAACGGATGCCTGAAAAGCTTTCGGATATCGTTAAAAACAATAAAGGCATGATACAGTTACTTCCACATTATTTTCAAACGGATGGTTTTTTCATCGCTTGTTTAAAGAAGAAGTAA
- the fmt gene encoding methionyl-tRNA formyltransferase: MINIVFMGTPDFSVPVLRQLIDDGYNVIGVVTQPDRPVGRKREITPPPVKVEALKHDISTYQPEKLRKSEELQQILDLKPDLIVTAAYGQILPNELLEVPKLGCINVHASLLPEYRGGAPIHYSILDGKKETGITIMYMVEKLDAGDILTQVTVPIQDDDHVGTLHDKLSVAGAKLLSETIPLLIEGNVTPKKQDNEKVTYAWNITREQEKVDWNKSGQDIYNHIRGLHPWPVAYTTYKEKTMKLWWAQKINSKKQAEPGTIIEIKEEGFVVATGDDTAILITDLQPAGKKRMSGEQFLRGAGAAMELGEKLGE; encoded by the coding sequence ATGATTAATATCGTTTTCATGGGAACACCAGATTTTTCGGTGCCAGTACTAAGACAATTAATAGACGATGGTTACAACGTAATCGGTGTCGTTACACAACCTGACAGACCTGTGGGGCGAAAACGTGAAATTACACCGCCACCTGTGAAAGTGGAAGCGTTGAAACATGACATTTCAACATACCAGCCTGAGAAGCTTCGTAAATCAGAAGAACTGCAACAAATTCTAGATTTGAAACCAGACTTAATTGTAACGGCAGCATACGGGCAAATTTTACCTAATGAACTATTAGAAGTACCCAAATTAGGTTGTATTAATGTCCACGCTTCTTTATTACCGGAATATCGTGGTGGTGCACCAATTCATTATTCAATTTTAGATGGAAAAAAAGAAACAGGAATAACAATCATGTATATGGTTGAGAAATTAGATGCAGGGGATATATTAACGCAAGTAACTGTTCCTATTCAAGATGATGATCATGTTGGAACGTTACATGATAAATTAAGTGTAGCTGGAGCAAAACTGCTCTCAGAAACGATTCCTTTATTAATTGAAGGAAATGTAACACCTAAAAAGCAGGACAATGAGAAAGTAACATATGCTTGGAATATTACTCGCGAACAAGAAAAAGTTGATTGGAATAAATCCGGGCAAGATATATATAATCACATTCGTGGTTTACATCCATGGCCAGTTGCTTATACAACATATAAGGAAAAGACAATGAAATTATGGTGGGCACAAAAAATTAACAGTAAAAAACAAGCCGAACCAGGAACGATTATTGAAATAAAAGAAGAAGGATTTGTTGTAGCAACAGGAGATGACACTGCTATTCTTATAACAGACTTGCAACCTGCAGGTAAAAAAAGAATGAGTGGGGAGCAATTCCTTCGCGGAGCTGGAGCAGCAATGGAACTTGGGGAAAAGTTAGGAGAATAG
- the def gene encoding peptide deformylase, whose translation MAVKKIVFHPDPVLERECDEVKVFDKKLKKLIADMFDTMYEADGVGLAAPQIGIPVQVAVVDTGDSGQLELINPKVIEQSGEQTGPEGCLSFPGVYGEVSRAFKIKIEAQDKKGRFFTLTAEDFLARAILHEIDHLHGVLFTEKITRYFKEEELMEEE comes from the coding sequence ATGGCAGTAAAAAAAATTGTGTTTCATCCAGATCCTGTTTTAGAAAGGGAATGTGATGAAGTTAAAGTATTTGATAAAAAACTAAAAAAACTTATAGCGGACATGTTTGATACAATGTACGAGGCTGATGGTGTAGGACTTGCAGCACCTCAAATAGGCATACCCGTACAAGTAGCTGTTGTTGACACTGGTGATTCAGGGCAACTCGAACTTATTAACCCTAAAGTTATCGAACAAAGCGGAGAACAAACAGGTCCTGAAGGATGCTTAAGTTTTCCAGGGGTTTATGGAGAAGTATCACGTGCATTCAAAATTAAAATTGAAGCACAAGATAAAAAAGGACGTTTTTTCACACTTACAGCAGAGGACTTTCTAGCTCGGGCAATTTTGCATGAGATAGATCACTTACATGGCGTGTTATTCACAGAAAAAATAACACGATATTTTAAAGAAGAAGAGTTAATGGAGGAAGAATGA